From the genome of Triticum aestivum cultivar Chinese Spring chromosome 3B, IWGSC CS RefSeq v2.1, whole genome shotgun sequence, one region includes:
- the LOC123069047 gene encoding transcription factor NIGTH1 produces MDSSPSDLTLDYTPSGNGAASAGGGYPKQASPVVDHHHHLSAEQATTQKLQEFLARLDDERLKIDAFKRELPLCMQLLNQAMEAYRQQLEACQMGSHGGAAARAPLVLEEFIPLKNIGIDAAEKAAGNAPSEKANWMVSAQLWNGPAAGDAAAKGPQTPKERSEHPLDTSPMLGGLDGGGGNGVGAFLPFTKEKACMAESAALPELGLAPAEKDREADRKPYHDDGGSNGTVVSRRDVGAPPTSTAPEGQSVPPAPQTNRKARRCWSPELHRRFVNALQILGGAQVATPKQIRELMKVDGLTNDEVKSHLQKYRLHTRRPMPAPTAPPAGAPQLVVLGGIWMPPDYAAQGAGPTAIYGAHPATQAHYTAAVSAQEYYQNAAAAAHHGHHMQHHQAASMVHHRAVAPTPPQTAYKVDPVSAAGSQGSSEGRRSSGGGRERSESIEEEGEEREDEEDEDEDGMAANGDAEQINY; encoded by the exons ATGGATTCCTCGCCGTCTGACCTAACCCTAGACTACACGCCCAGCGGCAACGGCGCGGCGTCTGCCGGCGGCGGCTATCCAAAGCAGGCGTCGCCGGTCGTGGACCACCACCATCATCTCTcggcggagcaggcgacgacgcagaAGCTGCAGGAGTTCCTGGCCCGCCTCGACGACGAGCGGCTCAAGATCGACGCCTTCAAGCGCGAGCTCCCGCTCTGCATGCAGCTCCTCAACCAAG CTATGGAGGCGTACAGGCAGCAGCTGGAGGCGTGCCAGATGGGgagccatggcggcgcggcggcgagggcgcCGCTGGTGCTCGAGGAGTTCATACCGCTGAAGAACATCGGGATCGACGCGGCGGAGAAGGCGGCCGGGAACGCGCCGTCGGAGAAGGCGAACTGGATGGTGTCGGCGCAGCTGTGGAACGGGCCGGCTGCGGGAGACGCGGCGGCCAAGGGCCCGCAGACTCCCAAGGAGCGCTCGGAGCACCCGCTGGACACGAGCCCCATGCTGGGcgggctcgacggcggcggcggcaacggcgtcGGCGCCTTCCTCCCGTTCACCAAGGAGAAGGCCTGTATGGCGGAGAGTGCGGcgctgccggagctcgggctcgcGCCCGCGGAGAAGGACCGGGAGGCTGACAGAAAGCCGTACCACGACGACGGCGGCAGCAACGGCACTGTAGTCTCGCGGAGAGACGTCGGTGCACCACCGACGTCTACGGCGCCGGAAGGGCAGTCGGTGCCGCCCGCTCCGCAGACGAACCGGAAGGCCCGGCGGTGCTGGTCGCCGGAGCTGCACCGCCGCTTCGTCAATGCCCTTCAAATCCTGGGCGGCGCTCAAG TGGCGACCCCGAAGCAGATCCGCGAGCTCATGAAGGTGGATGGATTGACCAATGATGAGGTGAAAAGCCATCTCCAG AAGTACAGGTTGCACACGCGACGGCCGATGCCGGCGCCGACGGCGCCGCCTGCGGGGGCGCCGCAGCTGGTGGTTCTTGGGGGCATATGGATGCCGCCGGACTACGCGGCGCAGGGGGCTGGACCGACCGCCATCTACGGGGCGCACCCGGCGACGCAGGCGCACTACACGGCGGCGGTGTCGGCGCAGGAGTACTACCAGAACGCAGCCGCGGCCGCCCACCACGGCCACCACATGCAGCACCACCAGGCGGCCTCCATGGTGCACCACCGCGCGGTGGCACCTACGCCACCGCAGACCGCCTACAAGGTGGACCCGGTGTCGGCAGCAGGGTCCCAGGGGTCGTCGGAGGGCCGGcgtagcagcggcggcggcagggagaggTCGGAGAGCatcgaggaggagggcgaggagcgggaggacgaggaggacgaggacgaggacggcatggcggccaacggcgacgccgAGCAGATCAACTACTAA